ATTTGGATCGTCGATGATTCAAAAATGGTGAATAAGTTAGGTAAATTCCCATTACCAGTTGAAGTTGTCCCTTACGGCAGCCAACAGTTACTACGTTTGTTTGAAAAAAAAGGATATGCACCAGTGTTACGTAGCGATTCTGACGGTCGTACGATTGTTACCGATGGCGGGCATTATATCATTGATCTTCACCTACAAACAATCGAAGATCCTATAGAGCTGGGTACATATCTGGATCAACTTGTCGGAGTAGTTGAACACGGATTATTTCTGAACATCGTAACGACAGTCATTGTCGGTGGTCCAGAAGGTCCTAAAACCATTAAAGTATCACGTTGATTTTTCTTTGAATACGATTTGAAAACAAGCAAAAAGATTAAAAAAAGATAAAAAACAACTATCATTTCGTCCATAGATATGCTACATTTTTAGTAACTGATTTTTACTATTTAAAACT
This sequence is a window from Enterococcus wangshanyuanii. Protein-coding genes within it:
- the rpiA gene encoding ribose-5-phosphate isomerase RpiA, which produces MNLKQMAGIEAAKYVEDGMIVGLGTGSTAKFMVDEIGRRIKEEGLSITGVTTSKETERQAQSLGIPLKSIDDVPYVDLTIDGADEISADYQGIKGGGAALLFEKIVATYSKKCIWIVDDSKMVNKLGKFPLPVEVVPYGSQQLLRLFEKKGYAPVLRSDSDGRTIVTDGGHYIIDLHLQTIEDPIELGTYLDQLVGVVEHGLFLNIVTTVIVGGPEGPKTIKVSR